A window from Photobacterium atrarenae encodes these proteins:
- a CDS encoding tetratricopeptide repeat protein produces the protein MNNNTPQLSIEEIEQQLSAGSLSEQQQSELKKAASENSDIAEFMYQFYLNSKDYRNAIYYLELADTFGDSYAQLCLASLYQQGKHCNQDLVRAQGLFEKSAQNGDAEAQFEIGSLLLLSAKNEDDIEQGTYWLNESFLNGNDDSKILLEAV, from the coding sequence ATGAACAACAACACACCCCAATTATCCATTGAGGAAATTGAGCAGCAATTATCTGCTGGTTCACTTTCTGAACAGCAACAATCCGAACTAAAAAAAGCCGCATCAGAAAATAGTGATATCGCGGAATTCATGTATCAATTTTATCTGAATTCAAAGGATTATCGTAACGCCATCTATTATTTGGAGCTGGCTGATACATTTGGTGACAGCTATGCCCAGCTTTGCCTGGCCTCCCTCTACCAGCAGGGCAAGCACTGCAACCAGGATCTGGTGCGCGCCCAGGGCCTGTTTGAGAAGTCCGCCCAAAATGGTGATGCCGAAGCGCAATTTGAAATCGGTAGCCTGCTGCTATTAAGCGCAAAAAACGAAGATGACATTGAGCAAGGCACCTACTGGTTGAATGAATCTTTCCTGAACGGAAACGATGATTCGAAAATTTTGCTTGAAGCCGTATAA